One Candidatus Schekmanbacteria bacterium RIFCSPLOWO2_02_FULL_38_14 genomic window carries:
- a CDS encoding dTDP-4-dehydrorhamnose reductase, whose protein sequence is MKVLLLGAKGMLGSEIAMCLKSSFNVIPYGKEELDITNEFLTRNKIKEISPEIVINTAAYTDVEGCERNSEHAFKVNAHGVKNIAESCREFGSKIVHISTDYIFDGTKKPPYDEDDQPNPLNVYGKSKLEGENFIKKTCENFLIIRSEWLYGMRGRNFVSFVIDTAAKENKLKIVNDQVGSPTYTKDLSEAIRALLKKDCKGIYNAANSGKCSWYEFARKIKEFKKIRTEILPIASDESNRVAKRPANSVLNCNKLKTNTGFVFRNWTEALKEFLESA, encoded by the coding sequence ATGAAAGTTTTGCTTTTAGGTGCAAAAGGTATGCTCGGTTCAGAAATAGCAATGTGTTTAAAAAGTTCTTTTAACGTTATTCCTTATGGAAAAGAGGAGCTTGATATAACTAATGAATTTTTAACAAGAAACAAGATAAAAGAAATTTCTCCTGAAATTGTTATCAATACGGCTGCTTATACTGACGTAGAGGGATGTGAAAGAAATAGTGAGCATGCTTTTAAGGTAAATGCGCATGGAGTTAAAAATATAGCTGAATCGTGCAGAGAATTCGGTTCTAAAATTGTGCATATCAGCACTGATTACATTTTTGATGGAACTAAAAAACCCCCCTATGATGAAGATGACCAGCCAAATCCTCTCAATGTTTACGGAAAATCAAAACTTGAAGGAGAAAATTTCATAAAAAAGACTTGTGAAAACTTTTTAATCATCAGAAGTGAATGGCTTTATGGAATGAGAGGAAGAAATTTTGTGAGTTTTGTAATTGATACGGCAGCAAAGGAAAATAAACTAAAAATTGTAAATGACCAGGTTGGTTCACCTACGTACACAAAAGACCTTTCAGAAGCAATCAGAGCTCTTTTGAAAAAAGATTGCAAGGGAATATACAATGCTGCTAATAGTGGGAAATGTTCGTGGTATGAATTTGCGCGTAAGATAAAAGAATTTAAAAAAATCAGAACAGAAATTCTGCCCATTGCATCAGATGAATCCAACAGGGTTGCCAAAAGACCTGCGAATTCTGTTTTGAACTGTAATAAACTTAAAACTAATACCGGATTTGTATTCAGAAACTGGACTGAAGCGTTAAAAGAATTCCTTGAAAGTGCATAG
- a CDS encoding dTDP-glucose 4,6-dehydratase, whose protein sequence is MKLLVAGGAGFIGSNFVRHIIKKYSNYSVINLDLLTYAGNLENLDDIKNFPNYKFLKGNIADEKLVNEITINVDAVVNFAAESHVDRSIEGPSVFIKTNVLGTQVLLEAAKKNKVKRFMQISTDEVYGTLGETGCFSENSPIQPNSPYSASKAGADLIVRSYFETYGFPSIITRCSNNYGPNQFPEKFIPLLITNAFEGKELPIYGDGLNVRDWIHVKDHGEAIDVVLHKGKDGEVYNIGGNCEKKNIDIAKLILNKTGKGESLIKFVKDRLGHDRRYAIDSTKIKNELGWSPKYDFGNGISDTINWYKENRNWWLKIKSGEYMRYYERMYKNR, encoded by the coding sequence ATGAAATTACTTGTTGCAGGCGGAGCAGGATTTATAGGCTCAAATTTTGTCAGGCATATAATTAAAAAATATAGCAATTATTCAGTTATAAATCTTGACCTTCTTACTTATGCAGGGAATTTAGAAAATCTTGATGATATTAAAAATTTTCCAAATTATAAATTTTTAAAAGGTAACATAGCTGATGAAAAGCTTGTTAATGAAATTACAATCAATGTAGATGCAGTGGTAAATTTTGCAGCTGAATCCCATGTTGACAGAAGCATTGAAGGGCCATCTGTCTTCATAAAGACAAACGTTCTTGGCACCCAGGTTCTTTTAGAGGCAGCAAAAAAAAATAAGGTAAAAAGATTTATGCAGATATCAACTGATGAGGTGTACGGGACTCTAGGAGAAACAGGTTGTTTCTCAGAAAATTCTCCAATTCAGCCTAACAGCCCGTACTCAGCAAGCAAAGCAGGAGCGGATTTAATAGTCAGAAGCTATTTTGAAACATATGGATTTCCTTCTATTATAACAAGATGTTCTAATAATTATGGACCAAATCAGTTTCCTGAAAAATTCATACCTCTACTCATAACAAATGCTTTTGAAGGCAAAGAATTGCCTATTTACGGAGACGGTCTTAATGTAAGGGACTGGATTCATGTGAAGGATCACGGTGAGGCTATAGATGTTGTTCTTCATAAAGGGAAAGATGGAGAGGTTTATAACATTGGCGGTAATTGCGAGAAGAAGAATATAGATATAGCAAAACTTATTTTAAATAAAACTGGTAAGGGGGAATCCTTAATCAAGTTTGTCAAGGATAGACTTGGTCATGACAGGAGATATGCTATAGATTCAACCAAAATAAAGAATGAATTAGGGTGGAGTCCTAAGTATGACTTTGGGAATGGAATTTCAGATACAATAAACTGGTATAAAGAAAACAGGAATTGGTGGTTAAAAATAAAAAGTGGTGAATATATGCGATACTATGAAAGGATGTATAAAAACAGATAA
- a CDS encoding spore coat protein: MKGVILAGGHGTRLHPLTKITNKHLLPVFDKPMIYYPLQALINADIDDILIVTGGNHAGDFLKLLGNGKEFGLKHINYTYQEGEGGIAEALRLAEHFAKEQKICVILGDNIIEKNIKIQAESFRNQKNGAKILLKEVPDPERFGVPELSGNKVVGIEEKPKIPKSKFAVTGIYMYDNTVFEIIKKQKPSDRGELEITDVNNEYIKKGEMKWEILDGWWTDAGTFESLRRATNLVAETGANRLR; the protein is encoded by the coding sequence ATGAAAGGAGTTATTTTAGCAGGAGGTCATGGTACCCGTCTTCATCCCCTGACAAAGATAACAAACAAGCACTTGCTTCCTGTGTTTGACAAACCAATGATTTATTATCCTTTGCAGGCTTTGATTAATGCAGACATTGATGATATTTTAATAGTTACAGGAGGGAATCATGCTGGTGATTTTTTAAAACTCCTTGGAAACGGAAAAGAATTTGGTCTAAAACATATTAACTATACATACCAGGAAGGTGAGGGAGGGATTGCAGAGGCTTTGAGATTAGCAGAGCATTTTGCAAAGGAGCAAAAAATATGCGTCATTTTGGGAGATAATATAATTGAAAAGAACATAAAAATACAAGCGGAATCCTTTAGAAACCAAAAAAATGGCGCAAAAATATTACTAAAGGAAGTTCCTGATCCTGAACGCTTTGGTGTTCCAGAATTGTCAGGAAATAAGGTTGTTGGCATCGAAGAAAAACCAAAAATCCCAAAATCTAAATTTGCAGTCACAGGAATCTATATGTATGATAACACTGTATTTGAGATTATAAAAAAGCAAAAACCATCAGACAGGGGAGAGCTTGAGATTACGGATGTAAACAATGAATATATAAAAAAAGGTGAGATGAAATGGGAGATATTGGATGGATGGTGGACTGATGCTGGTACATTTGAGTCATTAAGAAGAGCAACAAATTTAGTGGCTGAAACAGGAGCAAATAGGTTGAGGTGA
- a CDS encoding UDP-N-acetylglucosamine 2-epimerase, which produces MHKIIIAFGTRPEAIKLAPVIKKLEEDKKNFKTLVCVTAQHRKMLDQVLSLFKIKVKHDLNLMRDNQSLDGITQLILSGISKVLKKEKPDLVIVQGDTTTTFASSLAAFYEKIKIAHIEAGLRTDNKYSPFPEEINRRMTTVVADYHFAPTETSKTNLIDEGIDSKRVFVTGNTVIDALLMTVDMLKGSKVKKFKGLAGINFNKKIILVTGHRRESFGKGFENICKALKKIADRNQDLTIIYPVHLNPNVRKPVNRILGNVPNIELIEPLDYKPFVCLMMKSHLILTDSGGIQEEAPSLGKPVLVMRDTTERPEGIRAGTVRLVGTGENEIVKKTQRLLDGEKEYNRMCKAHNPYGDGKASNRIVSILKRSLR; this is translated from the coding sequence ATGCATAAAATAATTATTGCTTTTGGAACAAGACCAGAGGCTATTAAATTAGCTCCTGTAATTAAAAAACTGGAAGAGGATAAAAAGAATTTTAAGACACTAGTCTGTGTTACTGCTCAGCACAGAAAAATGCTGGACCAGGTGCTTAGCCTTTTCAAAATAAAGGTTAAGCATGATTTGAATTTAATGAGAGACAACCAGAGCTTAGATGGAATAACCCAGCTGATATTGAGCGGGATTTCCAAAGTTTTAAAAAAAGAAAAACCTGACTTGGTTATAGTACAGGGAGATACAACAACAACCTTTGCTTCGTCTCTTGCTGCATTTTATGAAAAGATAAAAATTGCCCATATTGAAGCAGGTTTGAGAACTGATAACAAATATAGCCCGTTCCCTGAAGAGATAAACAGGAGAATGACAACAGTTGTAGCAGATTATCATTTTGCTCCTACAGAAACATCAAAAACGAATCTTATTGATGAAGGAATAGATTCAAAAAGAGTTTTTGTGACAGGAAATACAGTAATAGACGCATTGCTGATGACTGTTGATATGTTAAAAGGTTCAAAGGTTAAAAAGTTCAAAGGGTTAGCAGGAATTAATTTCAATAAAAAAATCATTTTAGTTACTGGTCACAGAAGAGAGAGTTTCGGAAAAGGGTTTGAGAATATCTGTAAAGCTTTGAAAAAAATTGCAGATAGAAATCAAGATTTGACAATCATTTATCCTGTTCATTTAAACCCAAATGTTAGAAAACCGGTAAACAGAATTCTTGGCAATGTCCCGAATATAGAACTGATTGAGCCACTGGACTATAAGCCTTTTGTTTGTCTTATGATGAAATCACATCTGATTTTGACTGATTCTGGCGGGATTCAGGAGGAAGCCCCAAGCCTAGGAAAGCCGGTATTGGTAATGAGGGATACTACTGAAAGACCTGAGGGAATCAGGGCTGGCACAGTCAGGTTGGTAGGTACTGGCGAGAACGAAATAGTAAAAAAAACTCAGAGACTGCTTGATGGAGAAAAAGAGTATAATAGGATGTGCAAGGCTCATAACCCCTATGGTGACGGAAAAGCGTCTAACAGAATAGTATCAATTTTAAAAAGAAGCTTAAGATAA
- a CDS encoding transcriptional regulator: MSNKEKSINGVPFLDLATQYRAIKKEIWERFDEVLELQNLILGPQVEELEKAVADYCGAKFSIGVGSGSDAILLSLMGFDIGNGDEVITTPFTFFSTASAISRVGARPVFVDIDIDTFNIDPNKIEEKITKRTKAIIPVHLFGQCADMEAIVAIAKRYNLKIIEDAAQAIGAEYQTKDSNRVKACSIGDTGCLSFYPSKNLGCFGEGGMITTNDEKLSKKLKALRAHGSKERYYHYMIGVNSRLDTMQAVVLLVKIKYLDEWTKLRNKKAQVYNEGLKGIVKTPYCRNGNFHVYNQYVIMSSKIKLIEEVFREGRIGYGRYYPLPLHMQKCFEYLGYKKGDFPDSELASEKALALPIYPELGNDQQEIAIRAIKKAV; this comes from the coding sequence ATGAGTAATAAAGAAAAAAGCATAAACGGAGTTCCATTCCTTGACCTTGCAACACAATACAGAGCCATTAAAAAAGAGATTTGGGAGAGATTTGATGAGGTTTTGGAACTGCAGAATCTGATTTTAGGTCCACAGGTTGAAGAGTTGGAAAAGGCTGTTGCTGATTATTGCGGTGCAAAATTTTCAATAGGAGTCGGTTCTGGCAGTGATGCCATTCTTTTATCGCTTATGGGTTTTGATATAGGCAACGGAGACGAAGTAATTACAACTCCCTTTACCTTTTTTTCAACTGCGTCTGCAATTTCAAGAGTTGGCGCACGTCCCGTTTTTGTTGATATAGATATTGATACATTCAATATTGATCCAAACAAGATTGAGGAAAAGATTACCAAAAGGACAAAGGCTATAATTCCGGTTCATCTTTTTGGGCAGTGTGCTGATATGGAGGCTATTGTTGCAATTGCAAAAAGATATAATCTGAAAATTATAGAAGATGCCGCGCAGGCAATTGGGGCAGAATACCAGACTAAAGATTCCAACCGGGTGAAGGCGTGCAGTATAGGAGATACTGGGTGCCTTAGCTTTTATCCTTCAAAAAACCTCGGTTGTTTTGGCGAGGGAGGGATGATTACTACCAATGATGAAAAATTGTCAAAAAAGCTGAAAGCCTTAAGAGCGCACGGTTCCAAGGAAAGATATTATCATTACATGATTGGGGTAAATAGCAGGCTTGATACAATGCAGGCTGTAGTTTTGTTGGTTAAGATTAAATACCTTGATGAGTGGACAAAACTGCGTAATAAAAAGGCTCAGGTTTATAATGAAGGTCTTAAAGGTATTGTAAAAACCCCTTATTGCAGGAATGGTAATTTCCATGTTTATAATCAGTATGTAATAATGAGCAGTAAAATAAAATTGATTGAAGAAGTATTCAGGGAAGGAAGAATTGGATATGGAAGATATTATCCTCTTCCTCTCCATATGCAGAAATGCTTTGAATATCTGGGATATAAAAAAGGAGACTTTCCTGACTCTGAACTTGCCTCTGAAAAAGCTCTGGCTCTTCCAATCTATCCTGAATTAGGCAATGACCAGCAGGAGATAGCGATCCGGGCTATAAAAAAAGCAGTATAA
- a CDS encoding tRNA lysidine(34) synthetase TilS — protein sequence MIPSDIQILKKVRQTIEKYNLFEPGDKIIVAVSGGADSVCLLNILNSLKKDLNISIHIAHLNHLLREKESERDAEFVRETAELLLLPFTIEKRDIKALKKKLKTSTQAAARTARIDFLQRLKNKINASKIALGHTLDDRVETVLINLIRGSGVSGIAGMDFFNQKYSIIRPLMDITRKEVETYLSSKKIKFVTDSSNVKKNYLRNRIRLELIPLLENSFNPQIRKRIADTAQILSAEDVYLETQAEEFFKFILTKGSNDLWSTTKLNRQDINELILNINLMKVIPVPIVYRIIRKALWRLNSNITNLSFSHTDKVFSLITEGRTGASLNLPGKIKAQKLYNKIIFSKSDKKEFQSLKETKVAVPGRTKLLYLNKTLNTVVLQKNSVKFITKDKNLGLFDYQKVKLPLTIRNKRDGDIFIPLGMDKQKKLKKFLIDIKFPQCRRKEIPLLVSSEEIMWVVGERISDKFKVTTSTKDVLLIGLV from the coding sequence ATGATTCCATCTGACATCCAGATTTTAAAAAAAGTTAGACAGACTATAGAAAAATATAATCTGTTTGAGCCCGGAGATAAAATCATTGTTGCAGTTTCAGGTGGGGCTGATTCAGTTTGCCTTCTCAATATTTTAAACTCCCTTAAAAAAGACCTTAACATATCCATTCATATAGCCCACTTAAACCATCTCCTGCGGGAAAAAGAATCAGAAAGGGATGCAGAGTTTGTCAGGGAAACAGCAGAATTATTATTACTTCCCTTCACTATAGAAAAAAGAGATATCAAGGCACTTAAGAAAAAACTCAAAACATCAACTCAGGCAGCAGCCCGCACAGCAAGAATTGATTTTCTTCAAAGGTTGAAAAATAAAATAAACGCATCAAAAATCGCCTTGGGACATACCCTTGATGACAGGGTTGAAACTGTTTTAATAAACCTCATCAGGGGAAGCGGAGTATCAGGAATCGCAGGAATGGATTTTTTTAATCAGAAATATTCTATAATAAGGCCATTGATGGATATAACAAGAAAAGAAGTTGAAACATATCTCAGCTCAAAGAAAATAAAATTTGTAACAGATTCATCCAATGTAAAAAAAAATTATTTGCGAAATAGAATTCGCCTTGAACTTATCCCGTTACTTGAAAATTCCTTTAACCCTCAAATCAGAAAAAGAATCGCAGATACTGCCCAGATACTTTCAGCAGAAGACGTCTATCTTGAGACACAGGCTGAAGAATTTTTTAAATTTATTCTCACCAAAGGCTCTAATGACCTCTGGTCCACAACTAAACTAAACAGGCAAGACATCAATGAATTAATTTTAAATATTAATTTAATGAAAGTCATCCCTGTTCCAATTGTTTACAGAATAATCAGAAAAGCCTTATGGAGATTAAACAGCAATATCACAAATCTATCCTTTTCCCATACAGACAAGGTTTTTTCATTAATTACTGAAGGCAGGACAGGTGCTTCTCTAAATCTTCCAGGTAAAATTAAAGCCCAGAAACTCTACAATAAAATAATTTTTTCAAAATCAGATAAAAAAGAATTTCAATCCCTCAAAGAAACAAAAGTGGCAGTGCCAGGAAGAACAAAACTCTTGTATTTGAATAAAACCTTAAACACTGTTGTTCTTCAGAAAAATTCTGTAAAATTTATTACAAAAGATAAAAATCTCGGATTATTCGATTACCAGAAAGTTAAACTTCCCTTAACCATTAGGAACAAAAGGGATGGTGATATTTTTATCCCTCTTGGAATGGATAAACAAAAAAAATTAAAAAAATTTTTAATTGACATAAAGTTTCCTCAATGCAGGAGAAAAGAAATCCCTCTTCTTGTTTCCAGTGAAGAAATAATGTGGGTTGTTGGGGAAAGGATAAGTGATAAATTCAAAGTTACAACTTCAACCAAAGATGTCCTGCTTATAGGTCTTGTCTAA
- a CDS encoding bifunctional 5,10-methylene-tetrahydrofolate dehydrogenase/5,10-methylene-tetrahydrofolate cyclohydrolase (catalyzes the formation of 5,10-methenyltetrahydrofolate from 5,10-methylenetetrahydrofolate and subsequent formation of 10-formyltetrahydrofolate from 5,10-methenyltetrahydrofolate) yields the protein MSPMIIDGNAVSKEIRDKIRNEIEQLNPIYKRPPGLTVILVGDDPASQIYVGRKSKACSEVGICSEVKRLPGDVSESDVVSLISDLNKNAKVDGILVQLPLPGHINENKIVDAISPEKDVDGLHPINMGNLVLNRAFLEPCTAAGIIELILRTGSEIKGKHSVIVGRSNIVGKPTALMLLHQHSTVTICHSRTKDLKEITRQADILIAAIGKAKFITGDMVKDDAIVIDVGINRIDGKLFGDCDFEEIKNVAGAITPVPGGVGPMTVAMLLKNTLVAYKNNCEK from the coding sequence ATGTCACCAATGATTATTGACGGGAATGCAGTTTCAAAAGAGATAAGAGATAAAATAAGGAATGAAATCGAACAGCTTAATCCTATATACAAAAGGCCTCCCGGCTTAACCGTTATATTGGTCGGAGATGACCCGGCATCGCAGATTTATGTAGGCAGAAAAAGCAAGGCTTGTTCTGAAGTTGGAATTTGTTCAGAAGTGAAAAGGCTGCCGGGCGATGTTTCTGAAAGTGATGTAGTAAGTTTGATATCAGATTTAAATAAAAATGCAAAAGTTGATGGAATCTTGGTACAACTTCCTTTGCCGGGGCATATAAATGAAAACAAAATAGTGGATGCAATAAGCCCGGAAAAGGATGTTGACGGGCTCCATCCTATTAATATGGGAAATCTGGTATTAAACCGGGCTTTTTTGGAACCTTGTACTGCCGCAGGAATAATAGAACTTATACTGAGAACAGGGAGCGAAATAAAAGGCAAGCATTCTGTTATAGTTGGAAGAAGCAATATTGTCGGAAAACCAACAGCGCTAATGCTTCTTCACCAACATTCTACGGTCACCATTTGTCATTCAAGGACAAAAGACTTAAAAGAGATTACCAGACAGGCTGATATATTAATCGCTGCTATTGGGAAGGCAAAGTTTATTACAGGAGATATGGTAAAAGATGATGCAATAGTCATTGATGTCGGAATAAACAGAATAGATGGAAAACTTTTTGGAGACTGTGACTTTGAGGAAATAAAGAATGTGGCAGGCGCTATAACTCCGGTTCCTGGAGGGGTTGGCCCTATGACGGTAGCAATGCTTTTAAAAAATACATTAGTTGCTTATAAAAATAATTGTGAAAAATAG
- a CDS encoding apolipoprotein N-acyltransferase codes for MTKIKDTVLVFLSSSLLILTFPKFDISSFAWMAFVPFFYVLINKGPVKAFFAGWTCGTLFFLGTIYWIINTMINYGHISVAVSLMILLVFSVYLGLFFGLFAYIVSYIEIKLSLLAWVLAPFVWVCTELLRTHLFTGFPWVLLGYSQYRSLNLIQVADVTGVYGISFIIVAVNSCIFLILSKMKFKKRSVGDFFSSDKIVISYLILVVLMLICFFNYGKKQIEEFYYHSSTTEKTIKNKLVIAVIQGNIEQDKKWDRNYQEETIKRYQKLTDKAIKGGNVDLVIWPETATPFYLQSEGIYLDYLLNYLREKKVYLLTGSPAYDNTQKYETESFNSAFLLSPDFKILKRYDKIHLVPFGEFIPFERILKINLFRDIIGDIGSFTSGREETVFSFSKGKFGTVICFEIIFPELVRRFIKKGGEFMVTITNDAWFGKSAAPYQHFAMTVFRAVENKVYIARAANTGISGFINPVGEIICSSGVFVEGYLKNDIYLMENKTIYTLYGDIFAWICVLVLAASVIVVKMKKKDCFL; via the coding sequence ATGACAAAAATAAAAGATACTGTTCTTGTTTTTCTTTCTAGTTCTCTTCTGATACTTACTTTTCCTAAATTCGATATATCTTCTTTTGCATGGATGGCCTTTGTTCCATTTTTTTATGTCCTTATAAATAAAGGACCTGTTAAGGCTTTTTTTGCTGGATGGACATGCGGAACTTTATTTTTTCTTGGAACTATTTACTGGATAATAAACACAATGATAAATTATGGACATATTTCTGTTGCAGTCAGCCTGATGATTCTTCTTGTATTCTCAGTATATCTGGGGCTTTTCTTTGGATTATTTGCTTATATTGTTTCCTACATAGAGATTAAGCTTAGTCTCCTGGCATGGGTTCTTGCGCCATTTGTGTGGGTCTGCACAGAGCTTCTGAGGACTCATCTTTTCACAGGATTTCCATGGGTTCTTTTAGGGTATTCCCAGTACAGAAGTTTGAACCTGATTCAAGTTGCTGATGTAACAGGGGTTTACGGGATTTCTTTTATAATAGTGGCAGTAAATTCCTGTATTTTTTTAATTCTTTCCAAAATGAAATTCAAAAAAAGGAGTGTTGGTGATTTTTTTTCAAGTGATAAAATTGTTATATCCTATCTTATCTTGGTAGTATTGATGCTGATTTGTTTTTTTAACTATGGTAAAAAACAGATAGAAGAATTTTATTATCATAGCAGTACAACAGAAAAAACTATAAAAAATAAATTGGTAATTGCTGTGATACAGGGGAATATTGAACAGGATAAGAAATGGGACAGAAATTACCAGGAAGAAACAATAAAAAGATATCAGAAGTTAACAGATAAAGCAATAAAAGGAGGAAATGTTGACCTTGTTATCTGGCCTGAAACTGCTACTCCGTTTTACCTGCAGTCAGAGGGAATATACTTGGACTATTTATTGAATTATCTTAGAGAAAAAAAAGTTTATTTGCTCACCGGAAGTCCTGCTTATGACAATACTCAGAAATATGAAACTGAAAGCTTTAACAGCGCATTTCTTCTCTCTCCTGATTTTAAGATTCTTAAAAGATATGATAAAATTCATCTTGTTCCTTTTGGCGAGTTTATTCCTTTTGAGAGGATATTAAAGATTAATCTTTTCCGTGATATTATTGGAGATATCGGGTCATTTACATCAGGAAGAGAAGAGACTGTTTTTAGTTTTTCAAAAGGAAAATTCGGGACTGTTATATGCTTTGAGATAATATTTCCTGAGCTTGTCAGGAGATTCATAAAAAAAGGTGGTGAGTTTATGGTGACTATTACAAATGATGCCTGGTTCGGCAAAAGCGCAGCTCCTTATCAGCATTTTGCCATGACAGTTTTCAGAGCAGTGGAAAATAAGGTTTATATTGCAAGGGCTGCAAATACAGGAATATCAGGCTTTATAAACCCTGTTGGGGAGATTATATGCAGTAGTGGTGTATTTGTTGAAGGGTATCTGAAAAATGACATTTACCTTATGGAAAATAAAACAATTTATACCTTGTACGGCGATATTTTTGCCTGGATTTGTGTTCTGGTTTTAGCTGCTTCAGTTATCGTTGTCAAAATGAAGAAAAAGGATTGCTTTTTATAG
- a CDS encoding histidinol-phosphate transaminase encodes MRHLVPSNILTLNPYYPGKPIEDVEREFGIKDSIKLASNENPLGPSPKALATIKKYLKKIHLYPDSTTYYLKQILSSYLKVSEKNIIIGNGSNEIIELIARTFLTPQSESVIADQAFIVYQMIVQAVGAKKIIVPLKNYTHNLLGMAECINKNTRIIFIANPNNPTGTIVNDEVFEQFLNLVPEDVLVVLDEAYMEYVTDKNYPNSIQYLSTRNNLIILRTFSKIYGLAGLRIGYGIANQEVIELLNKIRQPFNVNSLAQVAAIASLSDEAHVKRSLENNEEGKAYLYNEFERLGLSYVPTSANFILVHCEQDCTILSNKLLKLGVIVRPMRSYNFPNSIRVTIGLPKENNKFISALKKVLSH; translated from the coding sequence ATGAGACATTTAGTGCCTTCTAATATTTTGACGTTAAACCCATATTACCCGGGAAAACCCATTGAAGATGTAGAAAGGGAATTTGGGATTAAGGATTCCATTAAACTTGCTTCAAACGAAAATCCTCTCGGGCCATCTCCAAAAGCCTTGGCAACTATAAAAAAATATCTAAAAAAGATTCATTTATATCCTGACAGCACTACATATTATCTCAAGCAGATACTTTCAAGCTATCTGAAAGTTTCTGAAAAAAATATTATCATAGGAAATGGTTCGAATGAAATTATAGAGCTTATAGCCAGAACATTTTTAACCCCACAGTCTGAATCTGTTATTGCGGACCAGGCATTTATTGTTTATCAGATGATAGTTCAGGCAGTAGGGGCAAAAAAAATAATAGTTCCGCTTAAAAACTACACCCATAATCTTCTTGGTATGGCTGAATGTATAAACAAAAACACCCGTATAATATTCATAGCTAACCCGAACAATCCTACAGGAACTATTGTCAATGATGAGGTATTCGAACAGTTTCTAAACCTGGTGCCTGAAGATGTACTTGTGGTTTTGGATGAAGCTTATATGGAATATGTAACAGACAAAAACTACCCGAATTCAATTCAGTACCTGTCAACCAGAAATAATCTCATTATTCTCAGAACATTTTCAAAAATTTATGGTCTGGCAGGATTACGCATAGGCTATGGCATAGCAAATCAGGAAGTAATTGAACTCTTGAACAAAATCCGTCAGCCATTTAACGTTAACTCATTAGCACAGGTTGCAGCCATTGCAAGCCTTTCTGATGAAGCTCACGTAAAAAGGAGTCTGGAAAATAATGAGGAAGGTAAAGCCTATCTTTATAATGAATTTGAGAGGCTTGGGCTATCCTATGTGCCAACATCGGCAAACTTCATATTAGTTCACTGCGAGCAGGACTGCACAATCCTCTCAAATAAGCTTTTAAAATTAGGTGTAATAGTCAGGCCCATGAGAAGCTATAACTTCCCTAACTCTATAAGGGTTACAATCGGGCTGCCAAAGGAGAACAACAAATTTATCAGTGCACTAAAAAAGGTTTTATCTCATTAA